One window of the Pedobacter ginsengisoli genome contains the following:
- a CDS encoding hybrid sensor histidine kinase/response regulator has protein sequence MKSIKGKVIVALLMACFALFMAWGVSRVAFKEMLSTVENISAPSERLRIVNVISRKISGLDQQQKKQAFDDPGNYRKLFKESKQLRSILDSLGSLYTNDSIQLERISIIKKLLSERDKQFINYLKVRERLVNNKSFSDQVQNINDIVSKSAEQADSTILATEEKTSTTTIYPDEDKPRSFFGKIFGRKKNENNNSIRIVSEEKVKRDTIALSAEEKMASDLKKSLKIIENDQKKQNASFLNREAVLANANSVLISQMLDILRKVESEVVSQIEVNGIQAKKVVNTGISTISLIMLVFLVLTGVLLYLILTDITRSGRYRNELELAKDEAEYHGRAKQRFLSNMSHEIRTPLQSIIGYAELIRKQKYPQAKDIDAIYHSSEHLLQIVNEVLDYNRIISGKFTFSNKVFEVGQLLEEVISVIRPQAEAKSLKMLTDFDLKGLKYIYGDPFRLKQILYNLLGNAVKFTETGSIVLSAFYKRQNENIHFTFIVKDTGIGLSEENSKLIFNEFEQVNAKETEAVNSTGAGLGLTIIKSLVENQGGRIYVKSKVNEGSAFTVYLTFTYANKPEVDNNLTSTYESLSNHKVWIVDDDQLILDLCEIIFKKNGVSYRSFNSPTQLLNADWDKSVNCVLMDMRMPEMDGIKLCMLLREKVGEDVNIYAITAQVLPDERAFLLENGFDGIVMKPFREAELLAALREHAGNNAAILYNVELNLSSLKKMTYDDTEQLNKVLLRFREDSLNDGDEIRQALAEKNVKLLSLLTHRLAGRIAQVGSKDLAKAYRECELKLNSTEQLEEPIKQEIILLLEKLDLLLFKVDEELQKPDYSIS, from the coding sequence ATGAAATCGATAAAAGGTAAGGTAATTGTAGCCTTGCTGATGGCATGTTTTGCTCTGTTTATGGCTTGGGGAGTAAGTAGGGTGGCATTTAAAGAGATGTTGAGTACAGTTGAAAATATTTCTGCGCCAAGTGAAAGATTAAGGATTGTGAATGTTATTTCCCGAAAGATTAGCGGCCTTGATCAGCAGCAGAAGAAGCAGGCTTTTGATGATCCGGGAAACTATAGGAAGCTTTTTAAAGAATCGAAACAGCTACGGTCTATTTTGGATAGTTTAGGGTCGTTATATACTAACGATTCTATTCAACTGGAACGGATATCAATCATTAAAAAACTGTTGAGCGAACGTGATAAGCAATTTATTAATTACTTAAAAGTTAGGGAGCGCCTGGTTAATAACAAGTCGTTTTCTGATCAGGTTCAAAATATAAATGATATTGTTTCCAAAAGTGCTGAGCAGGCAGATAGTACCATTCTGGCTACTGAAGAAAAAACATCGACCACAACAATTTATCCTGATGAAGATAAGCCAAGAAGTTTTTTTGGAAAGATTTTTGGCCGTAAGAAAAACGAGAATAACAATTCAATAAGGATTGTAAGTGAAGAGAAGGTAAAAAGAGATACCATAGCCTTATCTGCTGAGGAGAAAATGGCCAGTGATTTGAAGAAATCTTTAAAGATCATTGAAAATGACCAGAAAAAGCAGAATGCGAGCTTTCTAAATAGGGAAGCAGTGCTTGCAAATGCAAATAGTGTGTTGATTAGCCAAATGCTTGACATATTGAGAAAGGTGGAAAGTGAAGTTGTAAGTCAGATAGAAGTAAACGGAATTCAGGCAAAAAAGGTAGTTAATACCGGAATTAGCACGATTTCGTTAATTATGCTGGTGTTTTTAGTACTGACGGGGGTATTGCTTTATCTTATTTTGACCGATATCACCAGAAGTGGGCGGTATAGAAATGAACTTGAGCTGGCAAAGGACGAGGCGGAATATCACGGAAGAGCTAAGCAGCGATTTCTCTCCAATATGAGTCATGAAATTAGAACGCCTTTGCAATCGATAATTGGTTATGCGGAACTCATTAGGAAGCAAAAATACCCACAAGCCAAGGATATTGACGCGATCTATCACTCATCAGAACATCTGTTGCAAATTGTTAATGAGGTTTTAGATTATAACAGGATTATTTCGGGGAAATTCACTTTCTCGAATAAAGTATTTGAGGTGGGGCAGCTTTTAGAGGAAGTTATATCAGTAATAAGACCTCAAGCAGAAGCTAAGTCATTAAAAATGCTTACAGATTTTGACCTGAAGGGACTAAAATATATTTATGGAGATCCTTTTAGATTAAAGCAAATCCTGTACAATCTATTGGGGAATGCGGTTAAATTTACGGAGACCGGAAGTATTGTGCTTTCAGCATTTTACAAAAGACAAAATGAAAATATCCATTTCACTTTTATAGTAAAGGATACCGGAATTGGTCTGTCTGAAGAGAACAGTAAGTTAATCTTTAATGAATTTGAGCAGGTTAATGCTAAGGAAACTGAAGCTGTAAATAGTACGGGGGCAGGATTGGGATTAACAATTATAAAATCACTTGTTGAGAACCAGGGTGGTAGAATTTACGTTAAAAGTAAGGTAAATGAAGGAAGTGCTTTTACTGTTTATCTGACGTTTACTTATGCCAATAAACCGGAAGTCGATAATAACCTGACTTCAACTTATGAGTCGTTGTCAAACCATAAAGTGTGGATTGTTGATGATGATCAGTTGATACTGGATTTATGTGAGATTATTTTTAAGAAAAACGGTGTTAGCTATAGGAGCTTTAATTCTCCAACGCAGTTGTTAAATGCTGATTGGGATAAATCTGTTAATTGTGTATTAATGGATATGAGAATGCCCGAAATGGATGGTATAAAGCTGTGTATGCTTTTAAGAGAAAAGGTAGGAGAGGATGTAAATATTTATGCCATTACTGCTCAGGTTTTGCCGGATGAGCGTGCATTTTTATTAGAAAATGGTTTTGATGGAATAGTCATGAAACCGTTTAGAGAAGCGGAGCTTTTAGCAGCACTGCGGGAGCATGCAGGTAATAACGCGGCTATATTATATAATGTAGAGCTAAACTTATCGTCGCTGAAAAAAATGACTTATGATGATACAGAGCAGTTGAATAAAGTGCTTTTAAGATTTAGGGAAGACAGCCTGAATGATGGTGATGAAATTAGGCAGGCATTAGCAGAAAAGAACGTGAAACTGCTGAGTTTGTTAACACATAGATTGGCTGGCAGAATAGCTCAGGTTGGTTCGAAAGACCTTGCCAAAGCATACAGGGAATGCGAATTAAAATTGAATAGTACAGAGCAGTTAGAAGAACCTATAAAACAGGAAATAATATTGTTACTTGAAAAGCTGGACTTATTATTATTTAAAGTTGATGAAGAGCTGCAAAAACCAGACTATTCTATTTCGTAA
- a CDS encoding carboxypeptidase-like regulatory domain-containing protein → MKISAITLIVQLTLTGMLFANSASSQDLNKIQLNLKLKNAGLKECFQTLQKQTGLKFSFGEALIKKNNKKTTISAHQISMEKALKLILDETNLRCIQIGDDLIIDEKPAPPKPATPLVERIATGTVTADDVEGALPGVTVQLKGTNKRTVTNSEGKYSISVDNDQSVLIFSYMGYLSQEVTIGNSAVLNIVLKTDRKSLGEIVVIGYGTAKKQDLSSAVSSARY, encoded by the coding sequence ATGAAGATATCTGCAATCACACTAATTGTACAACTTACCTTAACAGGAATGTTGTTTGCAAACAGCGCCAGTAGTCAGGATTTGAACAAGATACAGTTAAACCTAAAGCTTAAAAACGCAGGTTTAAAAGAATGCTTCCAAACCCTGCAAAAGCAAACCGGCTTAAAGTTCTCCTTCGGAGAGGCGCTTATTAAAAAAAACAATAAAAAAACCACCATTAGTGCACATCAAATATCAATGGAAAAGGCTCTAAAGCTAATTCTGGACGAAACCAACCTACGATGTATACAAATTGGGGATGATCTCATCATTGATGAAAAGCCTGCACCACCTAAACCGGCAACACCACTTGTGGAACGTATTGCAACCGGTACCGTAACCGCCGATGATGTTGAAGGGGCGCTACCTGGGGTTACTGTGCAGTTAAAAGGAACAAATAAGAGAACCGTAACAAACTCAGAAGGTAAGTATAGTATCTCGGTCGACAATGATCAGTCTGTCCTTATTTTTAGCTACATGGGTTACCTCTCACAAGAAGTTACCATAGGCAATTCCGCAGTTCTTAACATTGTGCTCAAAACAGATAGAAAATCCTTAGGCGAAATCGTGGTTATAGGCTACGGAACAGCAAAAAAACAAGATCTTTCTTCTGCCGTATCAAGTGCCCGATATTGA
- a CDS encoding sigma-54-dependent transcriptional regulator, which yields MAKILIIEDDLTFSQILEGFLKKHGHEPLAINEVKKSFQILEKQSFDLLLVDYRLPDGTGLDVLAHLREKGSLQPIIIMTSFNDVRTAVKSIQLSAFDYITKPVNPEELLMIINNALGKKESESTTNTVEHTDAIKGKSAIADKLYEHINLVAPTDMSVIIQGESGTGKEYAARALHMQSKRKNKPFIAIDCGALSKDLAASELFGHAKGAFTGALNDKKGQFEIANGGTLFLDEVGNLSYEVQVKLLRALQERTIQPVGSTKTIKVDVRIIAATNDDLKTSVSNGAFREDLYHRLNEFKIHLPALRDRGKDLELFISHFIKLSNIDLQRNVLNVSSPAKELLLQYDWPGNLRELKNVIKRMVLLTPNDTAEVDSLPEEMIVAIKQAPKPSGSDLKAINEVNEKALIIETLIKVKYNKSKAAKLLNIDRKTLYSKIERYEIE from the coding sequence ATGGCGAAAATACTTATTATTGAAGACGATCTAACTTTCTCTCAGATATTAGAAGGCTTTTTAAAAAAGCACGGGCACGAGCCATTAGCTATAAACGAAGTAAAAAAAAGTTTCCAGATACTTGAAAAACAAAGCTTCGATTTACTTTTAGTTGATTATCGTTTACCTGATGGAACTGGTTTAGATGTGTTAGCTCATCTTCGTGAAAAAGGATCACTTCAGCCTATCATTATCATGACAAGTTTTAATGATGTAAGAACAGCTGTAAAATCTATCCAGCTTAGCGCCTTCGACTATATTACAAAGCCTGTCAATCCTGAGGAACTGTTAATGATCATTAATAATGCTTTAGGCAAAAAAGAATCAGAAAGCACCACTAATACTGTAGAACATACTGATGCCATAAAAGGAAAAAGTGCCATTGCTGACAAATTGTACGAACATATAAATCTGGTGGCACCAACCGATATGTCGGTAATTATTCAGGGAGAAAGTGGTACCGGTAAAGAGTATGCTGCAAGAGCTTTACATATGCAAAGTAAGCGCAAAAACAAGCCCTTTATAGCGATAGACTGCGGTGCACTATCTAAAGACCTTGCTGCCAGCGAGCTCTTTGGTCATGCAAAGGGAGCATTTACGGGCGCACTAAACGATAAAAAAGGGCAATTTGAAATAGCAAATGGAGGAACCTTATTTTTAGACGAGGTTGGAAATCTAAGCTACGAAGTCCAGGTAAAACTACTTAGAGCACTTCAGGAGAGAACAATACAACCGGTTGGCAGCACCAAAACCATTAAAGTCGATGTCCGCATCATCGCTGCTACTAATGACGATCTTAAAACAAGCGTAAGCAACGGAGCATTTAGAGAAGACTTATATCACCGTCTAAACGAATTTAAAATACACCTTCCTGCATTAAGAGACCGTGGAAAAGACCTTGAGCTTTTCATTAGCCATTTCATTAAGTTATCCAACATTGATCTACAACGCAATGTATTAAATGTATCATCACCTGCAAAAGAATTATTGCTTCAGTACGATTGGCCAGGGAATTTAAGAGAGCTTAAAAATGTAATTAAGCGAATGGTATTATTAACGCCAAACGATACGGCCGAAGTAGATTCTTTACCAGAGGAGATGATTGTTGCCATTAAACAGGCGCCCAAACCAAGTGGATCAGATCTCAAAGCAATTAACGAAGTCAATGAAAAGGCACTGATCATAGAAACACTTATAAAGGTTAAGTACAACAAATCAAAAGCCGCCAAACTTCTTAATATAGACAGGAAAACTCTATACAGCAAAATAGAGCGTTACGAAATAGAATAG
- a CDS encoding RrF2 family transcriptional regulator, whose protein sequence is MLSKKTKYAIKALVALGKNTGNPPMQIVRLAEQEMIPRKFLEQILLDMRNAGYLYSKKGAGGGYSLNKDPQDIFLADILRITDGPIAMVPCASLKFYRKCDECHDEVTCGIRKTFIDVRNATLNVLAQTSIADVIARETDENKVS, encoded by the coding sequence ATGCTGTCTAAGAAAACGAAATATGCGATAAAAGCACTGGTTGCTCTTGGTAAGAACACGGGTAACCCTCCGATGCAAATAGTAAGATTAGCTGAACAGGAAATGATTCCGAGGAAATTTCTGGAACAAATCCTGCTAGATATGCGTAATGCTGGATACCTGTATAGTAAAAAGGGTGCCGGAGGTGGTTATAGTTTAAATAAAGACCCTCAGGATATATTTCTGGCGGATATCCTGCGAATTACAGATGGACCTATAGCAATGGTGCCATGTGCCAGTTTGAAGTTCTATCGGAAATGTGACGAGTGCCATGATGAAGTAACCTGCGGTATTAGGAAAACATTTATTGATGTAAGAAATGCGACCTTAAATGTATTGGCGCAGACTTCTATAGCCGATGTGATTGCTCGCGAGACTGATGAGAACAAAGTTTCTTAA
- a CDS encoding RNA polymerase sigma-70 factor, with protein sequence MASRNLPDHELLQRCREGNTRAFDLLFERYFNKLNLFALKYIRQQSVTEELIMDLMLKVWEKKDNFQEEGSLGPYLFKALKNSMIDYFRKKELSTTPICKLIEDSLTQDTTNEAVSYNELQKIYLDHLNQLSPQRKLVFEMSRHENLTYHQIATNLNLSVKTVESHVSAALHFLRKKMSSHVNLIIIIVTVHFL encoded by the coding sequence ATGGCAAGTAGAAATTTACCAGATCATGAATTGTTACAAAGATGCCGGGAAGGTAATACCCGCGCATTCGATTTGCTATTTGAACGATATTTTAACAAGCTAAATCTTTTTGCCTTAAAATACATCCGCCAGCAATCCGTAACAGAAGAACTCATCATGGATCTGATGTTAAAGGTTTGGGAAAAAAAGGACAATTTCCAGGAAGAAGGCTCTTTAGGACCTTATCTTTTTAAAGCGCTCAAAAATTCTATGATTGATTACTTCCGAAAAAAGGAGCTCTCTACAACTCCCATTTGTAAGTTAATCGAAGATTCTCTAACCCAGGATACAACCAACGAAGCAGTTTCATATAATGAGCTTCAAAAAATCTATCTGGACCATCTTAATCAATTAAGTCCGCAAAGGAAGCTTGTGTTTGAAATGAGCAGACACGAGAACCTTACTTACCATCAAATTGCCACCAACCTAAATCTCTCAGTAAAAACTGTTGAGAGCCATGTTTCTGCTGCGCTTCATTTTCTAAGAAAAAAAATGAGTAGCCACGTAAACCTCATTATAATCATCGTCACTGTTCATTTTTTATAG
- a CDS encoding FecR family protein, which yields MNKLLLKKYLNNTCTDEELEQVRQFLRQPESADLFRSVLNEAWNEMEEPELDLHAMASYRQQIMQKLQNNNESVPKITKFRPTHLLKYAAILILPLVFGLYHLSKSKKETVAKVALIESYNPKGQRSIVTLSDGTLIYLGSNSKIRYPKIFSNVREMELIGEAFFRVKRDPSRPFIIHTNTVQTKVLGTSFKIEAFKGSPIAVSVATGKVRVDRETTPNKKQLTSVAVLTPGNVVNWDEKTNKASLSTIDPHELEQWKDGNLIFSNQRLADVLAVLERCYNVKINVTSNSLSNFRINTTCSLNESITKVMDVLSKAADFKYKLDDDQIIISN from the coding sequence TTGAACAAATTATTACTCAAAAAGTATTTAAACAATACCTGCACTGATGAGGAATTGGAGCAGGTAAGGCAATTTCTGCGGCAACCAGAATCAGCAGATCTATTCAGGTCTGTTCTTAATGAAGCATGGAATGAGATGGAAGAACCTGAACTGGACCTCCATGCCATGGCGTCTTACCGCCAGCAGATAATGCAGAAGCTTCAAAACAATAATGAAAGTGTACCCAAAATCACCAAATTCAGGCCAACCCACTTGTTAAAATATGCTGCAATACTGATTCTTCCGCTTGTGTTTGGGCTTTACCACCTCTCAAAAAGCAAGAAAGAAACTGTTGCTAAAGTTGCACTCATAGAATCATACAACCCAAAAGGCCAACGTTCAATTGTAACTTTATCAGATGGAACATTGATTTACCTTGGCTCAAACAGTAAAATACGCTACCCTAAAATATTCTCCAATGTCCGGGAAATGGAATTAATAGGCGAAGCATTTTTTAGGGTAAAAAGAGACCCAAGCCGGCCATTTATAATCCATACCAATACCGTTCAAACTAAAGTTCTAGGCACATCTTTCAAAATTGAAGCATTTAAGGGAAGCCCTATTGCTGTAAGCGTGGCAACAGGAAAAGTTAGGGTAGATAGGGAAACTACTCCTAATAAAAAGCAGCTTACCTCTGTGGCTGTTCTTACACCGGGAAACGTGGTAAATTGGGATGAAAAAACAAATAAAGCAAGCTTATCCACAATAGACCCTCATGAACTGGAGCAATGGAAGGATGGGAATCTCATTTTCAGCAACCAGCGTTTGGCGGATGTGCTGGCTGTATTGGAAAGATGCTACAACGTAAAAATCAATGTCACTTCAAATTCGCTATCCAATTTCCGCATAAATACCACTTGCTCATTAAACGAATCTATAACCAAAGTCATGGACGTTTTAAGCAAAGCTGCAGATTTTAAATATAAACTAGATGATGATCAAATTATAATTTCTAACTAA
- a CDS encoding GlxA family transcriptional regulator, with product MKHISILVPKGAILGSLEGSRQLFSQVNEFFKAKGQPPLFKVQLVGLTKETPVSGGLFTVNADLLIGDIEKTDLIIIPAIDGEISGAIEKNKDFVPWIVKQYENGAEIASLCLGAFLLASTGLLKGRKCATHWLAENDFRRMFPDVSLVTEKIITDEHGIYSSGGAFSYLNLILYLIEKYAGREIAVLSAKVFAIELDRENQLSFTIFQGQKEHEDESVKKIQEFIEKNFQEKITIDQLASMQAIGRRNLERRFKKATSNTIVEYIQRVKMEAAKISLESSRENINEVMYKVGYTDNKAFRTTFKRITGLSPIQYRSKYNREMAV from the coding sequence ATGAAACATATATCTATCCTGGTTCCCAAGGGGGCTATTTTGGGGAGCCTTGAAGGATCCCGTCAATTGTTTAGTCAGGTGAATGAGTTTTTTAAGGCGAAAGGCCAGCCACCTTTATTTAAAGTTCAATTAGTAGGTTTAACTAAGGAGACACCTGTTAGCGGAGGATTGTTTACTGTGAATGCAGATCTTTTGATTGGGGATATAGAAAAAACAGACCTTATCATAATACCTGCTATTGATGGGGAAATAAGCGGAGCTATTGAAAAAAATAAGGATTTTGTTCCGTGGATTGTAAAACAATATGAAAATGGGGCCGAAATAGCAAGTTTATGTTTAGGGGCATTTTTATTAGCATCTACAGGTTTGCTTAAAGGAAGGAAATGTGCTACGCACTGGCTGGCAGAAAATGATTTTAGAAGAATGTTTCCGGATGTAAGCCTTGTTACAGAGAAGATTATTACGGATGAACATGGAATATATTCTAGTGGGGGTGCTTTTTCTTATCTGAATCTTATTTTGTATCTGATCGAGAAATATGCAGGTCGTGAGATCGCTGTTCTTTCAGCTAAGGTTTTTGCTATAGAGCTTGATCGTGAAAATCAATTGTCGTTTACCATATTCCAAGGGCAAAAGGAGCACGAAGATGAATCAGTTAAGAAGATTCAGGAGTTTATTGAGAAAAATTTCCAGGAGAAAATAACGATTGATCAATTGGCTTCTATGCAGGCTATTGGTAGAAGAAACCTTGAAAGAAGGTTTAAAAAGGCGACTTCTAATACTATTGTAGAATATATTCAGAGGGTGAAAATGGAAGCCGCAAAAATCAGTTTAGAATCTTCGCGTGAAAATATTAACGAGGTGATGTATAAAGTTGGCTATACTGACAACAAGGCTTTTAGAACAACTTTTAAGAGAATTACAGGCTTATCACCTATTCAATACCGTAGCAAATACAATAGAGAAATGGCGGTGTAA
- a CDS encoding S8 family peptidase, translating into MIKKNLSNFSSRILGMSLLAIIPFMSFAQKSNWQNLDLKADSTFGISTERAYNELLKGKKSTKVIVAVLDGGVDINHEDLKSVIWINKKEKVGNGKDDDKNGYTDDINGWNFLGSAKGSINYETLELTRLVRRDSAKFGKADATSVPASDLTAFEAYQKNKAELDKELAEAKEGLENYSAIKSAIDDLVKKLGKDKPTLEDIEGFKPTSDIETNVQRVLSQQLKNATFDEFYTDQILAGYEHFKSQVDYNLNLDYDPRSIVGDDPNNSKEKFYGNNDVAGPDARHGSHVAGIIGAVRKNNLGVDGVADNIAIMAVRSTPNGDERDKDVANSIRYAVDNGAKVINMSFGKSYSWDKAIVDDAVKYAVSKDVVIVHAAGNDNENLEVANNFPNPNYEKGGTAASWITVGASGPKNDETIKASFSNYGKNTVDVFAPGVDINSTIPGSKYEKLNGTSMASPVVAGLAALIRSYYPKLTAVEVKDIIMKSVVKVEQSVIIKDENDDTNKTVPFADLCVTGGIVNAYNALKLASEYKK; encoded by the coding sequence ATGATTAAAAAGAACTTGAGTAATTTTTCTTCTCGAATACTTGGAATGTCTTTGTTGGCGATTATTCCTTTTATGTCATTCGCTCAAAAATCTAATTGGCAAAATTTGGATCTAAAAGCAGACTCTACCTTTGGTATTAGTACAGAAAGGGCATATAATGAATTGCTGAAAGGTAAAAAGTCCACTAAAGTAATTGTTGCTGTTTTAGATGGTGGAGTAGATATAAACCATGAAGATCTCAAATCAGTTATCTGGATAAATAAGAAAGAAAAGGTAGGTAATGGCAAGGATGATGATAAAAATGGTTATACAGACGATATAAATGGTTGGAATTTTTTAGGGTCTGCTAAAGGATCAATTAATTATGAAACCTTAGAGTTGACCCGTTTGGTGCGCAGGGATAGTGCTAAATTTGGAAAGGCAGATGCGACTTCAGTCCCGGCAAGTGATTTAACCGCTTTCGAAGCTTATCAGAAAAATAAAGCTGAACTAGATAAAGAACTGGCTGAAGCAAAGGAAGGGCTGGAAAATTATTCGGCAATTAAATCTGCAATTGATGATTTAGTAAAGAAGTTAGGAAAGGATAAGCCGACTTTGGAAGATATCGAGGGATTTAAGCCGACATCTGATATTGAAACAAATGTACAAAGGGTATTATCGCAGCAATTAAAGAATGCAACTTTCGACGAATTCTATACTGATCAGATACTGGCCGGTTATGAACATTTTAAATCGCAGGTAGATTATAATTTAAACCTTGATTACGATCCGAGATCTATAGTAGGCGATGACCCTAATAATAGCAAGGAGAAGTTCTATGGCAATAATGATGTTGCAGGTCCTGATGCAAGACACGGATCTCACGTGGCAGGTATTATTGGTGCAGTAAGGAAGAATAATCTGGGTGTAGATGGTGTGGCAGATAACATTGCAATTATGGCTGTTCGGAGTACTCCAAATGGAGATGAGCGTGATAAAGATGTTGCAAATTCAATTCGTTATGCCGTTGATAACGGCGCAAAGGTAATCAATATGAGCTTCGGCAAATCGTATTCGTGGGATAAGGCTATTGTAGATGATGCAGTTAAATATGCTGTTTCTAAAGACGTTGTTATTGTGCATGCTGCCGGAAATGATAACGAAAACCTGGAAGTAGCCAACAATTTTCCGAATCCAAATTATGAAAAGGGTGGAACTGCTGCTTCATGGATTACTGTAGGAGCATCAGGGCCAAAAAATGATGAGACAATAAAAGCCAGCTTCTCAAACTATGGAAAAAATACTGTAGATGTTTTTGCTCCTGGGGTGGATATAAATTCAACTATACCAGGGTCTAAATATGAGAAGCTAAACGGAACCAGTATGGCCTCTCCGGTGGTAGCCGGCCTGGCAGCATTAATTCGTTCTTACTATCCTAAACTAACAGCAGTGGAGGTTAAGGATATAATTATGAAGTCAGTTGTTAAGGTTGAGCAAAGCGTAATAATTAAGGATGAAAATGATGATACAAATAAAACTGTACCATTCGCAGACCTTTGTGTTACCGGAGGGATCGTAAATGCATACAATGCATTAAAACTTGCTTCTGAATATAAGAAATAA
- a CDS encoding GbsR/MarR family transcriptional regulator, with product MELSEGRLKFIEAWGKLGSEWGINRTMAQIHALLLISPEALTTEEIMEELTISRGNTNMNLRDLISWGLVEKQHKSGERKEYFFADKDTWNIARQVAKERKRRELDPIIKLLNELSEVKGDDKDKNYKTFRSSIKDINKFAKNVNKTLETMLKAEESWFWSSIFKIFK from the coding sequence ATGGAATTATCAGAAGGAAGATTAAAATTTATTGAAGCTTGGGGGAAACTAGGGTCTGAATGGGGCATTAATAGAACAATGGCGCAAATTCATGCCTTGCTTCTTATTTCGCCGGAGGCATTAACTACTGAGGAAATTATGGAGGAGCTTACCATATCAAGGGGCAATACCAATATGAATTTAAGGGATTTAATAAGCTGGGGACTGGTTGAGAAACAGCATAAGTCGGGTGAGCGCAAAGAATATTTCTTTGCAGATAAAGATACCTGGAATATTGCAAGACAGGTTGCCAAAGAAAGAAAGAGACGTGAGCTGGATCCTATAATAAAGCTTTTAAATGAGCTGTCGGAGGTGAAGGGGGATGATAAGGATAAGAATTATAAGACATTTAGGAGTTCGATAAAGGATATAAACAAATTCGCAAAAAATGTAAATAAGACTCTTGAAACTATGCTGAAGGCTGAAGAGAGCTGGTTTTGGAGTTCAATTTTCAAAATATTTAAATAG